A genomic region of Dictyoglomus sp. NZ13-RE01 contains the following coding sequences:
- a CDS encoding spermidine synthase produces the protein MYSHWYVDQVAEDQYHCYAINEVLVDVKTQWQKIQIIRNKTFGKCLIIDGKIQSTEMDEHIYHEALVHPALILHPEPKNVLVIGAGEGATLRELLKYHDLTITAIEIDQDIINFAEQYLEEWHQGAFRNPRVKLIYMDGWEYIKNYENSFDIIILDLPEPYPDTPAYRLYTPEFYKMVWDRLSSDGIVVTQGETTQWGQHNKHLWIKNNMKKVFSNNIYSYQTYIPSFDSTWGFLIAGKGPINPFRSEEEINHLINEKVKGDLRFYDGITHLSLFYLPKYLRD, from the coding sequence ATGTATTCGCACTGGTATGTAGATCAGGTGGCAGAAGATCAATACCATTGTTATGCAATTAATGAAGTGCTTGTAGATGTTAAGACTCAATGGCAAAAGATTCAGATAATTAGAAATAAAACTTTTGGAAAGTGTTTGATTATTGATGGAAAAATCCAATCTACGGAGATGGATGAGCATATTTACCATGAAGCATTGGTGCATCCTGCTCTAATACTGCATCCTGAGCCAAAGAATGTTTTAGTGATTGGTGCAGGTGAAGGTGCAACTTTAAGAGAATTACTAAAGTATCATGACTTAACTATAACTGCTATTGAGATTGATCAGGATATTATAAATTTTGCTGAGCAGTATTTAGAAGAATGGCATCAAGGAGCCTTTAGGAATCCAAGAGTAAAATTAATATATATGGATGGTTGGGAATATATTAAGAACTATGAAAACTCTTTTGATATTATTATTTTAGACCTACCAGAGCCGTATCCAGATACTCCTGCCTATAGGCTATATACACCTGAATTTTATAAAATGGTATGGGATAGATTGAGTAGTGATGGAATAGTAGTTACTCAAGGAGAAACTACTCAATGGGGACAACACAATAAGCATCTTTGGATAAAAAATAACATGAAAAAGGTATTTTCTAATAATATTTATTCATATCAGACATATATACCATCTTTTGATAGTACTTGGGGCTTTTTAATAGCAGGAAAAGGTCCAATTAATCCTTTTAGATCAGAGGAAGAGATAAATCATCTTATAAATGAAAAAGTTAAAGGTGATTTAAGATTTTATGATGGTATAACCCATCTTTCTCTCTTTTATCTTCCAAAATATTTAAGGGATTAG
- a CDS encoding acylphosphatase, with the protein MKKKIHVFVYGIVQGVGYRYFAYKWAKRLGINGFVRNLSDGRVEVIGEGDEETLKAFLEKLEQGPFGAVVEKVDVKWEETEGKYNDFNIY; encoded by the coding sequence ATGAAAAAGAAAATCCATGTTTTTGTCTACGGAATTGTTCAGGGTGTAGGATATAGATATTTTGCTTATAAATGGGCAAAAAGGTTAGGTATTAATGGGTTTGTGAGGAATTTGTCTGATGGAAGAGTAGAGGTGATTGGGGAGGGGGATGAAGAAACTCTGAAAGCTTTTTTAGAAAAATTAGAACAAGGACCTTTTGGCGCTGTAGTAGAGAAAGTTGACGTAAAGTGGGAAGAAACGGAAGGAAAATATAACGATTTTAATATATATTAA
- the minE gene encoding cell division topological specificity factor MinE has product MLSAGRSGSAAEAKRRLSVMVIYDRAGLEQGAIDSIKEDIIKIISKYSQLDTENIEVNVSSRDNQTVLRIDIPLRN; this is encoded by the coding sequence ATGTTGTCTGCAGGAAGATCTGGCTCTGCAGCTGAAGCTAAAAGACGCCTTAGTGTAATGGTAATATATGATAGAGCTGGCTTAGAACAAGGAGCAATTGATTCAATTAAGGAAGATATAATAAAAATAATATCTAAATATTCACAGTTGGATACAGAAAATATTGAAGTAAATGTTTCAAGTAGAGATAATCAGACGGTTTTAAGGATAGATATTCCTTTAAGAAATTAA
- the minD gene encoding septum site-determining protein MinD has product MGKSIVVTSGKGGVGKTTAVANIGTGLALKGYNVVLIDTDIGLRNLDLLLGLENRIVYNIVDVAEGKCNVRQALVKDRRLSNLFLLPAAQTRDKEAIKRTQIIEIVENLRPNFDYILIDCPAGIEQGFKNAIAGADSAIVITTPEVAAVRDADKVIGLLEANGFKDTVLIINRLRPEMVKKGDMLSVEDVLDVLAIKLLGVVPEDEEIIVSVNKGEPIILNGNKSKAGLAFSLIVDSMLGEKVDWNVLFKEESFIDRLRKFLSI; this is encoded by the coding sequence GCACTAAAAGGTTACAATGTAGTTTTAATAGATACAGACATTGGACTTAGAAATTTGGATCTTCTTTTGGGATTAGAAAACAGAATTGTGTATAATATCGTAGATGTTGCTGAAGGTAAATGTAATGTAAGACAAGCTTTGGTAAAAGACAGAAGACTGTCCAATTTATTCTTACTTCCTGCAGCACAAACAAGAGATAAAGAAGCAATAAAGAGAACCCAAATAATAGAAATTGTTGAAAATCTAAGACCAAATTTTGACTACATATTAATTGATTGTCCTGCTGGAATTGAGCAAGGTTTTAAAAATGCGATTGCTGGAGCAGATAGTGCTATAGTTATTACTACTCCAGAAGTTGCAGCTGTTAGAGATGCTGATAAAGTAATTGGGCTTTTGGAAGCGAATGGTTTTAAAGATACAGTGTTAATAATTAATAGATTGAGACCTGAAATGGTAAAGAAAGGGGACATGTTATCAGTAGAGGATGTATTAGATGTTCTGGCAATAAAATTGTTAGGAGTTGTTCCAGAAGATGAGGAGATTATTGTTAGTGTAAATAAAGGAGAGCCAATTATATTAAATGGAAACAAGAGTAAAGCAGGACTTGCTTTTAGCTTGATTGTGGATAGCATGTTGGGAGAAAAAGTAGATTGGAATGTACTCTTTAAGGAAGAATCATTTATAGACAGGCTTCGTAAATTTTTGAGTATTTAA